Genomic DNA from Eschrichtius robustus isolate mEscRob2 chromosome 4, mEscRob2.pri, whole genome shotgun sequence:
GTGTTGATGTTTAAGAAGCGTCGTCGGAGGGCCAGGAAATACACCCTAGTCAGTTACGGGACTGGTGAACTTGATcgagaggcagaggaggaggaggaagaaggcgaCAAAGAGGATACATGTGAAGTAGCATTTCTGGGTGCGAGCGAATCCGAGGTGGAGGAAGAGTTGTTGTCTGACACTGACGACAAAACACAAGTTGTGAACTTTGACTGGGATTCTGGACTAGTGGACATTGAAAAGAAACTGAACAGAGGGGACAAGATGGAGATGTTGCCAGACACCACAGGCAAGGGGGCCCTCATGTTTGctaagaggagggagagaatggATCAGATCACAGCCcaaaaagaggaggagagggtgAGTGGAATGCCAAGCAGAGAACCAGATGCTGCCCAGACGGATGGCCTGAGAACCATGACATCTTaccaaaggaaggaagaagaatcgGTGAGAGTGCAGAGCTCTGTGAGCAAAAGCTACATCGAGGTGAGCCATGGCTTTGGCCATGTGCCCCAACAGAATGGCTTCACTGGGGTGTCCGAGACAGCAGAGGCTCAGAGGATGATCCCTATGAATAGAACGGCCAAACCCTTCCCGGGGTCCGTGAACCAGCCAGCAACCCCCTTCTCTCCAACGCGAAACATGACCAGTCCCATCGCTGACTTTCCTGCGCCTCCACCTTATTCTGCAGTCACACCCCCACCTGAAACCTTCTCCAGAGCAGTGTCAAGTCCGACAGCTGGCCCACCACAGCCCCCTCCATGGCCCCAGCCTGGCCCATGGTCCCAGCCAGCCTTTTACGATTCATCTGAACGAATAGCTTCCCGGGATGAAAGGATCGCGGTGCCAGCAAAAAGAACAGGAATATTGCAGGAGGCCAAAAGGAGAAGCACGACAAAACCCATGTTCACTTTTAAAGAGCCCAAAGTAAGCCCAAATCCTGAACTCTTGTCACTTCTTCAAAATTCGGAAGGCAAAAAGGGCACTGGAGCAGGAGGAGATTCTGGACCAGAAGAAGACTACCTCAGTTTAGGAGCAGAGGCTTGTAATTTCATGCAAAGCCCCTCTGCAAAACAAAAGACCCCACCTCCTGTCGCTCCAAAGCCTTCTGTCAAGTCCTCATCCTCCCAACCAGTAACTCCAGTTTCTCCAGTCTGGTCACCAGGAGTGGCTCCAGCCCAACCTCCTGCCTTCCCCACATCCAACCCATCACATGGCACCGTTGTTTCCTCCATCAAAATAGCGCAGCCTTCTTACCCTCCTGCCCGGCCTGCTAGTGCTCTGAACCTGGCTGGTCCCTTCAAAGGACCACAAGCATCGGTAGCCAGTCTGAACTACACTCCCAAACCAGCGGCTCCCACACCAACGGTAAACGCTGCTCATACTGGTGCAATGGGACCATCCAATGAGCTTCCAGGAATGAGTGGGAAAGGAGCCCAGCTCTTTGCTAAAAGGCAGTCGAGGATGAAAAAGTACGTGGTAGATTCAGACACCGTGCAGGCCCATGCTGCCCGTGCTCAGTctcccactccatctctcccGGCCGGCTGGAAGTACTCCTCCAATGTCCGAGCACCCCCTCCTGTGGCCTACAATCCTATCCACTCCCCCTCCTACCCACTGGCTGCCGTCAAGTCCCAGCCATCAGCCCCACAGGCCTCCAAAACAAGCAAGAAAAAGGGCAAGAAACCCCTTAATGCTTTGGATGTCATGAAGCACCAACCTTATCAGCTAAATGCATCCTTGTTTACTTTCCAACCTCCAGATGCAAAGGATGGCCTCCCTGCAAAGTCATCAGTCAAGGTCAGTTCACTGCCAGTCATGAAGCAAGCTATTCCTCCTCAGCCAGTGAATGCTGGCTCGCCCGCTAATGTGCAGGCCTCGTCTGTGTACTCAGTGCCAGCCTATAGCTCTCAGCCTTCCTTCTTTGCCGAGGCCACCTCACCAGTAAGCGCCTCCCCAGTGCCCGTGGCCATTCCCACCTCTCCAAAGCAAGAATCAGCCTCGACATCTTACTTTGTGGCACCAAGGCCGAAGTTCTCAGCAAAGAAAAGTGGTGTCACAGTTCAGGTGTGGAAACCATCTGTTGCGGAAGAGTAATCTTGTAGCTGAAGCTGAGTGTCCACTTTGCTTGAAACGAATTGTTTGCAGTGTTACTTGAGTCCCTGAGAATGCCTAGCAAGTCCTCAACTTAATTTCAGATGTCACCTCCCAATCTGGGTCCAAGGAGAATATTTTTAATGAGTCAAAAATCTAACTCAGATTGACTTAAAACATATTTATCTTCTTTGCACACTTAAAAAGTCTGGGAGCACCCCTAAACAGACATGGGCCATTATATTAAGTAAGCAGATACTTAGGGTTTATGCTTTAGCcacaaa
This window encodes:
- the SYNPO2 gene encoding synaptopodin-2 produces the protein MGTGDFICISMTGGAPWGFRLQGGKEQQRPLQVAKIRSQSKASGSGLCEGDEVVSINGNPCADLTYPEVIKLMESITDSLQMLVKRPSSGISETLNSETENKNHEHLIHEGYVESTTLQIRPATKSQYREFYIAQVKSGVPLAEDQASGAGFSGSIKEETGLAPHTSDSKSGCLAEEVILREKAEEGQPGTVVELQLTLSQERHKRTSAPVVALLGAEKSKSPDPDPNLQHDGIVHINSVPTNEKGEPSLRSSKIIQISSGQELRVIQGSEAGDTGLPRVEVIFDCSDRQKTEESRLQAGKGCVDSPVEGGQLEAPPSLVSFALSSEGTEQGEDPRSERDHSRPHKHRARHARLRRSESLSEKQVKEAKSKCKSIALLLTDAPNPNSKGVLMFKKRRRRARKYTLVSYGTGELDREAEEEEEEGDKEDTCEVAFLGASESEVEEELLSDTDDKTQVVNFDWDSGLVDIEKKLNRGDKMEMLPDTTGKGALMFAKRRERMDQITAQKEEERVSGMPSREPDAAQTDGLRTMTSYQRKEEESVRVQSSVSKSYIEVSHGFGHVPQQNGFTGVSETAEAQRMIPMNRTAKPFPGSVNQPATPFSPTRNMTSPIADFPAPPPYSAVTPPPETFSRAVSSPTAGPPQPPPWPQPGPWSQPAFYDSSERIASRDERIAVPAKRTGILQEAKRRSTTKPMFTFKEPKVSPNPELLSLLQNSEGKKGTGAGGDSGPEEDYLSLGAEACNFMQSPSAKQKTPPPVAPKPSVKSSSSQPVTPVSPVWSPGVAPAQPPAFPTSNPSHGTVVSSIKIAQPSYPPARPASALNLAGPFKGPQASVASLNYTPKPAAPTPTVNAAHTGAMGPSNELPGMSGKGAQLFAKRQSRMKKYVVDSDTVQAHAARAQSPTPSLPAGWKYSSNVRAPPPVAYNPIHSPSYPLAAVKSQPSAPQASKTSKKKGKKPLNALDVMKHQPYQLNASLFTFQPPDAKDGLPAKSSVKVSSLPVMKQAIPPQPVNAGSPANVQASSVYSVPAYSSQPSFFAEATSPVSASPVPVAIPTSPKQESASTSYFVAPRPKFSAKKSGVTVQQSGRSLSLPGRPVPPTISTTSLWVYQPVYSYSSKPTDGLEEANKRLTPWEAAAKSSFGLVDDAFRPRNIQESIVANVVSAARRKVLPGPSEDWNERLSYVPQTQKANMGSFGRQEYNIAFLPNNSMPTNSQHGSQVPYAYYRQPSRNDSEIMSMETRSDYCVSVTSCNYNPHPRGWRRQT